A single Zonotrichia albicollis isolate bZonAlb1 chromosome 28, bZonAlb1.hap1, whole genome shotgun sequence DNA region contains:
- the MTCH1 gene encoding mitochondrial carrier homolog 1, with the protein MAAMAALPPGPLSPPGGGAADAAGPEGAEGLFVLLGAGLAAASHPLLYVKLLVQVGHEPLPPTIGRNVLGRKVLYLPGFFTYARHIVEVDGKRGLFRGLTPRLISSTLSTITRGSVKKAFPLEDMEHVSNKDDVKTSLRKVVRETSHEMMMQCVSRVVSHPLHVISMRCMVQFVGREVKYSGVFSAIGRIFKEEGILGFFVGLVPHVLGDVIFLWCCNLLAHFINTYAVDDNFSQASVIRSYTKFVMGIAVSMLTYPFLLVGDLMAVNNCGLRAGLPPYAPAFASWIHCWRYLSAQGQLFRGSSLLFRRAPIPASFPMD; encoded by the exons ATGGCGGCCATGGCGGCGCTGCCCCCGGGGCCGCTGTCGCCGCCTGGCGGGGGCGCGGCGGACGCGGCGGGGCCTGAGGGCGCCGAGGGCCTGTTCGTGCTGCTGGGCGCGGGGCTCGCCGCCGCCAGCCACCCCCTGCTCTACGTCAAGCTGCTCGTGCAG gttggccatgagccactacCTCCAACCATTGGCAGAAATGTGCTGGGGAGGAAGGTCCTGTACCTGCCTGGCTTCTTCACCTACG CCAGACACATCGTGGAAGTGGATGGGAAGAGAGGCCTCTTCCGTGGCCTCACCCCTCGCCTCATCTCAAGCACTTTATCAACCATCACCAGGGGGAGTGTGAAGAAG GCTTTTCCACTGGAAGACATGGAGCACGTGTCTAACAAGGATGATGTGAAAACTTCACTTAGGAAAGTGGTCAGAGAG ACATCCCACGAGATGATGATGCAGTGTGTGTCCCGGGTCGTGTCACACCCCCTGCACG TGATCTCCATGCGCTGCATGGTCCAGTTCGTGGGCCGGGAAGTCAAATACAG CGGTGTGTTCAGTGCCATTGGCAGGATATTTAAGGAAGAAGGGATCCTGGGATTCTTTGT TGGGTTAGTCCCTCACGTCCTGGGGGATGTCATCTTCCTGTGGTGCTGCAACCTCCTGGCTCACTTCATCAACACCTACGCTGTGGATGACAAC TTCAGCCAGGCCTCGGTGATCCGGAGCTACACCAAGTTCGTGATGGGG ATCGCTGTGAGCATGCTGACCTACCCGTTCCTTCTCGTGGGAGATCTCATGGCAGTGAACAACTGTGG GTTGCGCGCCGGCCTCCCTCCCTACGCTCCTGCCTTTGCATCCTGGATCCACTGCTGGAGGTACCTCAGTGCTCAG GGGCAGCTGTTCCGTGGCTCCAGCCTCCTGTTCCGCAGGGCGCCCATCCCAGCCTCCTTCCCCATGGACTGA